In Oncorhynchus gorbuscha isolate QuinsamMale2020 ecotype Even-year linkage group LG02, OgorEven_v1.0, whole genome shotgun sequence, a single genomic region encodes these proteins:
- the LOC123997731 gene encoding antithrombin-III-like isoform X1 codes for MVLSTAPAHCRTLTLSPNEGLASSNRSRLFLLSAQSFTYKEIYLRMRLPQFVWTLGLLLPLLSTSQAFKDICNAKPKDVPLEPRCVYRSPEDEAPTGDAIPEKVPENTNPRVWELSKANSRFALSLFKQLAQGKSSESNIFMSPISISSAFAMTKLGACNNTLKQIMNVFEFDTIKEKTSDQVHFFFAKLNCRLYRKKDKTTELISANRLFGEKSLAFNEIYQNISELVYGAKLMPLNFKEKPELSRVTINDWIANKTENRIQNTLPKDSLNSNTVLVLVNTIYFKGQWKSKFDKKNVFKADFYVSKSKTCPVSMMYQETKFHYGRFTEDKVQVLELPYRGDDITMVLILPLKDTPLSEVEENLDLKKLTGWLHNMRETSVSVHLPRFRIEDSFSLKEKLQAMGLEDLFSPKDASLPGILEDEANDLYISDAFHKAFLEVNEEGSEAAAATAVMAVGRSINSNRELFVANKPFLLLIRESTINTMVFTGRVADPCDP; via the exons ATGGTCCTTTCTACAGCCCCGGCGCACTGCAGGACACTGACCCTGTCCCCTAATGAGGGACTCGCCAGCTCAAATCGCAGCCGATTATTTTTACTTTCCGCACAGTCATTTACTTACAAGGAAATTTACCTCAG AATGAGGCTTCCCCAGTTTGTGTGGACGCTGGGGCTGCTATTGCCATTGCTGTCAACCTCCCAGGCGTTCAAAGACATCTGCAATGCCAAGCCCAAAGACGTGCCCCTGGAGCCCAGGTGCGTCTACCGCAGCCCCGAGGACGAAGCTCCGACAGGGGACGCTATCCCGGAGAAAGTCCCTGAGAACACCAATCCCCGGGTGTGGGAGCTGTCCAAGGCCAACAGTCGCTTCGCCCTGTCCCTGTTCAAGCAGCTAGCCCAGGGAAAATCCAGCGAGTCAAACATCTTCATGTCTCCTATCAGCATCTCCTCAGCTTTTGCTATGACCAAGCTGGGCGCCTGCAACAACACGCTAAAACAGATTATGAAT GTGTTTGAGTTTGACACAATCAAAGAGAAGACGTCGGACCAAGTGCATTTCTTCTTCGCCAAGCTAAACTGTCGCCTGTACCGCAAGAAAGACAAGACGACAGAACTGATCTCAGCCAACCGTCTTTTTGGAGAAAAGTCTCTGGCATTCAATGAGATTTACCAGAATATCAGTGAGCTGGTGTATGGAGCCAAACTCATGCCACTCAACTTCAAG GAGAAGCCAGAACTGTCACGGGTGACCATCAACGATTGGATTGCAAACAAGACTGAGAACAGGATTCAGAACACCCTGCCGAAGGACTCGCTGAACTCTAACACTGTGCTGGTCCTGGTCAACACAATCTATTTCAAG GGTCAGTGGAAAAGCAAATTTGACAAAAAGAATGTCTTCAAGGCTGACTTCTATGTGAGTAAATCCAAGACGTGCCCAGTGTCCATGATGTACCAGGAAACCAAGTTCCACTACGGCAGGTTCACGGAAGACAAGGTGCAGGTGCTGGAACTGCCGTAccgtggagatgacatcaccatggtgctgatCCTACCTCTCAAAGACACACCCCTGTCTGAG GTGGAGGAGAACCTGGACTTGAAgaagctgactggctggctgcataACATGAGGGAAACCTCAGTGTCGGTGCATCTGCCGCGCTTCCGCATTGAAGACAGCTTCAGTCTGAAGGAGAAACTGCAGGCCATGGGGCTCGAGGACCTCTTCAGCCCCAAGGACGCCAGCCTGCCAGGCATCCTTGAAGATGAGGCGAATGATCTGTACATTTCCGATGCATTCCATAAAGCATTCCTAGAG GTGAATGAGGAAGGCAGTGAGGCGGCTGCTGCCACGGCTGTAATGGCCGTCGGCCGTTCCATAAACTCAAACCGGGAGTTGTTTGTGGCCAACAAGCCCTTCCTCCTGCTCATCCGAGAGTCCACCATCAACACCATGGTGTTCACTGGCCGAGTGGCTGACCCCTGTGACCCCTGA
- the LOC123997731 gene encoding antithrombin-III-like isoform X2: MRLPQFVWTLGLLLPLLSTSQAFKDICNAKPKDVPLEPRCVYRSPEDEAPTGDAIPEKVPENTNPRVWELSKANSRFALSLFKQLAQGKSSESNIFMSPISISSAFAMTKLGACNNTLKQIMNVFEFDTIKEKTSDQVHFFFAKLNCRLYRKKDKTTELISANRLFGEKSLAFNEIYQNISELVYGAKLMPLNFKEKPELSRVTINDWIANKTENRIQNTLPKDSLNSNTVLVLVNTIYFKGQWKSKFDKKNVFKADFYVSKSKTCPVSMMYQETKFHYGRFTEDKVQVLELPYRGDDITMVLILPLKDTPLSEVEENLDLKKLTGWLHNMRETSVSVHLPRFRIEDSFSLKEKLQAMGLEDLFSPKDASLPGILEDEANDLYISDAFHKAFLEVNEEGSEAAAATAVMAVGRSINSNRELFVANKPFLLLIRESTINTMVFTGRVADPCDP, translated from the exons ATGAGGCTTCCCCAGTTTGTGTGGACGCTGGGGCTGCTATTGCCATTGCTGTCAACCTCCCAGGCGTTCAAAGACATCTGCAATGCCAAGCCCAAAGACGTGCCCCTGGAGCCCAGGTGCGTCTACCGCAGCCCCGAGGACGAAGCTCCGACAGGGGACGCTATCCCGGAGAAAGTCCCTGAGAACACCAATCCCCGGGTGTGGGAGCTGTCCAAGGCCAACAGTCGCTTCGCCCTGTCCCTGTTCAAGCAGCTAGCCCAGGGAAAATCCAGCGAGTCAAACATCTTCATGTCTCCTATCAGCATCTCCTCAGCTTTTGCTATGACCAAGCTGGGCGCCTGCAACAACACGCTAAAACAGATTATGAAT GTGTTTGAGTTTGACACAATCAAAGAGAAGACGTCGGACCAAGTGCATTTCTTCTTCGCCAAGCTAAACTGTCGCCTGTACCGCAAGAAAGACAAGACGACAGAACTGATCTCAGCCAACCGTCTTTTTGGAGAAAAGTCTCTGGCATTCAATGAGATTTACCAGAATATCAGTGAGCTGGTGTATGGAGCCAAACTCATGCCACTCAACTTCAAG GAGAAGCCAGAACTGTCACGGGTGACCATCAACGATTGGATTGCAAACAAGACTGAGAACAGGATTCAGAACACCCTGCCGAAGGACTCGCTGAACTCTAACACTGTGCTGGTCCTGGTCAACACAATCTATTTCAAG GGTCAGTGGAAAAGCAAATTTGACAAAAAGAATGTCTTCAAGGCTGACTTCTATGTGAGTAAATCCAAGACGTGCCCAGTGTCCATGATGTACCAGGAAACCAAGTTCCACTACGGCAGGTTCACGGAAGACAAGGTGCAGGTGCTGGAACTGCCGTAccgtggagatgacatcaccatggtgctgatCCTACCTCTCAAAGACACACCCCTGTCTGAG GTGGAGGAGAACCTGGACTTGAAgaagctgactggctggctgcataACATGAGGGAAACCTCAGTGTCGGTGCATCTGCCGCGCTTCCGCATTGAAGACAGCTTCAGTCTGAAGGAGAAACTGCAGGCCATGGGGCTCGAGGACCTCTTCAGCCCCAAGGACGCCAGCCTGCCAGGCATCCTTGAAGATGAGGCGAATGATCTGTACATTTCCGATGCATTCCATAAAGCATTCCTAGAG GTGAATGAGGAAGGCAGTGAGGCGGCTGCTGCCACGGCTGTAATGGCCGTCGGCCGTTCCATAAACTCAAACCGGGAGTTGTTTGTGGCCAACAAGCCCTTCCTCCTGCTCATCCGAGAGTCCACCATCAACACCATGGTGTTCACTGGCCGAGTGGCTGACCCCTGTGACCCCTGA
- the LOC123997741 gene encoding zinc finger and BTB domain-containing protein 37-like — MERAGSIQLDVPDFSNSVLSQLNQLRMQGRLCDIVVNVQGQSFRAHKVVLAASSPYFRDHMSLGQMSTVSLSVIRNPSVFDQLLSYCYTGRLCLQLADIISYLTAASFLQMQHIIDRCTQILEGIHLKISLVEEELGAGGGHRGAGSLEGGGGGGVGTSGGSLSPRHSSPRVLGPQGSRTRGAMDIREVGSPAGESMSPQMVEHSGLGPEGLPGGVEVGSRLGKEPILRINRAGQWYVEAESERGSGGEEGESMRVVDGLRIKTERMEEWTGADTQEEGSGAEEGAAMMIDTSVCSSLVQEGIVTGAKSSQPSSSFSETERFSPTGSVVVMAERPRAKSESPSRVDDQCHPNSQGEEQAVLGGYEEYLREQVADRWCHYNPRLTCIYCCKSFNQKGSLDRHMRLHMGITPFVCRICGKKYTRKDQLEYHIRKHTGNKPFHCHVCGKSFPFQAILNQHFRKNHPGCGPQEVAHSASPETTTVSSRGGQNEEASPSQEEPDGGGGGASFREGVQASVSTTGPD, encoded by the exons ATGGAGCGAGCAGGCAGCATCCAGCTGGACGTCCCTGACTTTAGCAACTCTGTGCTGTCCCAACTGAACCAGCTGCGTATGCAGGGGCGGCTGTGCGACATAGTGGTGAACGTGCAGGGCCAGAGCTTCCGTGCTCACAAGGTTGTGTTGGCTGCCAGCTCCCCTTACTTCCGAGACCACATGTCACTGGGCCAGATGAGCACTGTGTCCCTGTCAGTCATCCGCAACCCCTCGGTGTTTGATCAGCTCCTCTCATACTGCTACACCGGGAGGCTGTGCCTGCAGCTGGCCGACATCATCAGCTACCTGACGGCCGCCAGCTTCCTGCAGATGCAGCACATCATTGACCGCTGCACGCAGATCCTTGAGGGCATCCATCTAAAGATCAGCCTGGTGGAGGAGGAGCTAGGGGCCGGAGGGGGGCACAGGGGGGCTGGGAGcttggagggaggaggaggaggtggggtagGAACATCAGGGGGCTCCCTAAGCCCGCGCCACAGCAGCCCCAGGGTTCTGGGACCTCAAGGAAGCAGAACCCGAGGTGCCATGGATATCCGAGAGGTGGGAAGCCCAGCGGGGGAGTCCATGAGCCCCCAGATGGTGGAGCACAGTGGGCTGGGCCCGGAGGGTCTGCCTGGGGGGGTGGAAGTGGGCAGCAGGCTGGGGAAGGAGCCCATACTGCGCATCAATCGGGCCGGCCAGTGGTACGTGGAGGCAGAGTCTGAGAGGGGGAGTGGCGGTGAAGAGGGGGAGTCAATGCGGGTGGTGGATGGTTTGAGGATAAAgactgagaggatggaagagtGGACTGGGGCTGATACCCAGGAAGAAGGGAGCGGGGCGGAAGAGGGAGCAGCCATGATGATTGACACGTCCGTGTGCAGCTCGCTGGTGCAGGAGGGTATTGTCACGGGGGCCAAGAGCTCTCAGCCCTCCAGCAGCTTCAGTGAGACTGAGAG gTTTAGTCCTACTGGCAGTGTGGTGGTGATGGCAGAGAGACCGAGAGCCAAGAGTGAGTCACCCAGCAGAGTAGACGACCAGTGCCATCCCAACTCGCAG GGGGAGGAGCAGGCTGTGTTGGGCGGCTACGAGGAGTACCTGCGTGAACAGGTGGCTGACCGCTGGTGCCACTACAACCCTCGACTCACCTGCATCTACTGCTGCAAGTCCTTCAACCAGAAGGGCAGCCTGGACCGCCACATGAGGCTGCACATGGGCATCACACCTTTTGTGTGCCGCATCTGCGGCAAGAAATACACCCGCAAGGACCAGCTCGAGTACCACATCCGCAAGCACACAGGAAACAAGCCCTTCCATTGCCACGTCTGCGGGAAGAGCTTCCCCTTCCAGGCCATCCTCAACCAGCACTTCCGCAAGAACCACCCGGGCTGCGGCCCTCAAGAGGTGGCCCACAGCGCCTCCCCAGAGACCACCACTGTCTCCTCCAGGGGGGGGCAGAACGAGGAGGCGTCGCCCAGCCAGGAGGAGCCAgatgggggtggaggtggggcCTCTTTCAGAGAGGGTGTCCAGGCCTCTGTCTCCACCACTGGGCCTGATTGA
- the s1pr1 gene encoding sphingosine 1-phosphate receptor 1 encodes MGDSMYSDLIARHYNFTGKLRKVEQDSRLKADSVVFIIVCCFIILENVLVLLTIWRTKKFHKPMYYFIGNLALSDLLAGVVYTANILLSGANTYKLTPTQWFFREGSMFVALAASVFSLLAIAIERHLTMLKMKLHNNGNTCRVFMLISTVWLIAAILGGLPIMGWNCIQSMPSCSTVLPLYHKTYILFCTTVFSVILMAIVVLYARIYALVRTRSRKMVFRKVSNGRGGGSASSKSSEKSMALLKTVIIVLSCFIACWAPLFILLLLDVACDIRMCPILYKAEWFLALAVLNSAMNPLIYTLTSNEMRRAFLKTLLCCSVCTQPSGKFSQPIIGAEFSRSKSDNSSHPNKDEPEYLPGENIVSSGNITSSS; translated from the coding sequence ATGGGTGACTCCATGTATTCTGACTTGATAGCCAGACATTACAACTTCACAGGGAAGCTCCGGAAAGTGGAGCAGGATTCCAGGCTCAAAGCGGACTCTGTGGTTTTCATCATTGTATGTTGCTTCATTATTCTTGAAAATGTCTTGGTCCTACTTACTATTTGGAGGACCAAGAAGTTCCACAAGCCCATGTACTACTTTATTGGGAACTTAGCTTTATCAGACTTGCTGGCTGGGGTGGTGTACACTGCCAACATCCTGCTGTCAGGTGCCAACACATACAAACTGACCCCCACACAGTGGTTCTTCCGGGAGGGTAGTATGTTTGTGGCCCTGGCAGCCTCAGTCTTCAGCCTGCTGGCCATCGCCATCGAGCGCCACCTCACCATGCTGAAGATGAAGTTACACAACAATGGCAACACGTGCCGTGTCTTCATGCTCATCAGCACCGTGTGGCTGATTGCAGCCATCTTGGGCGGCCTGCCCATCATGGGCTGGAACTGCATTCAGAGCATGCCCAGCTGCTCCACCGTACTGCCGCTCTACCACAAGACCTACATCCTGTTCTGCACCACCGTCTTCAGCGTCATCCTCATGGCCATCGTAGTGCTGTACGCACGCATCTACGCCCTGGTGCGCACCCGCAGCCGCAAGATGGTGTTCCGCAAGGTCTCCAACGGCCGCGGCGGGGGTAGCGCTAGCAGCAAGAGCTCTGAGAAGTCCATGGCCCTGCTGAAGACCGTGATCATCGTGCTGAGCTGTTTCATCGCCTGCTGGGCCCCACTCTTCATCCTTCTGTTGCTGGACGTGGCCTGCGACATCCGCATGTGCCCCATCCTGTACAAGGCCGAGTGGTTTCTGGCCTTGGCTGTGCTCAACTCAGCCATGAATCCCCTCATCTACACACTCACCAGCAACGAGATGCGTCGCGCCTTCCTCAAAACGCTCCTGTGCTGCAGCGTCTGCACCCAGCCCTCCGGCAAGTTCTCCCAGCCCATTATTGGTGCAGAGTTCAGCCGGAGCAAGTCGGACAACTCGTCCCACCCCAATAAGGATGAGCCGGAGTATTTGCCAGGGGAGAACATCGTATCCTCTGGGAATATCACCTCCTCTTCTTAA